The proteins below come from a single Faecalibaculum rodentium genomic window:
- a CDS encoding putative ABC transporter permease: protein MEPFLINCLHAYFYFMVYSFGGWVVQGLYVGAKDFKFVNTGFFHGPYVPIFGFGCLFIIYIVDRLSMNPFWVFVNTFWLTSVLEYITSWYLQKKYHRLWWDYSKHRFNIHGRVCLLNSTLYGVAGLVVTYVFQPWMENLVAHIPLHAMEGIMVLFTIVFGTDFITTNREMGRHRKALEQLHAHVQRAVSSVAYQDEGFAAAVASLQKMQENSRHVRGFVHQRMDEAYQTSVDRVNRHIQEAGQRVQQVQDRVNARVHEAGARVQAVQDAAASRMQQAHESVESHVQEVSRRVGACRDQLNAEAAGSGSGQKPEPVSTGAGKDGASDVSQTAADAVSEPKSK, encoded by the coding sequence ATGGAACCCTTTTTGATCAACTGTCTCCATGCTTATTTTTACTTTATGGTGTACTCCTTCGGGGGCTGGGTGGTCCAGGGCCTGTATGTGGGAGCGAAGGATTTCAAGTTCGTGAACACAGGCTTCTTCCATGGTCCCTATGTACCGATTTTCGGGTTTGGCTGCCTGTTCATCATTTATATTGTGGACAGACTGAGCATGAATCCGTTCTGGGTGTTTGTGAATACATTCTGGCTCACCAGCGTGCTGGAGTACATCACGAGCTGGTATCTCCAGAAGAAGTACCACCGGCTGTGGTGGGATTATTCGAAGCACAGGTTCAATATCCATGGACGGGTATGTCTGCTGAATTCCACGCTGTATGGAGTGGCGGGGCTGGTGGTAACGTATGTTTTCCAGCCGTGGATGGAGAACCTTGTGGCGCATATTCCGCTGCATGCGATGGAAGGCATCATGGTTCTGTTCACGATTGTGTTCGGGACGGATTTCATCACTACGAACCGGGAGATGGGCCGGCATCGCAAGGCGCTGGAGCAGCTGCATGCCCATGTGCAGCGGGCTGTCAGCAGTGTGGCGTATCAGGATGAAGGTTTCGCGGCTGCGGTGGCCAGTCTGCAGAAGATGCAGGAAAACAGCCGCCATGTCCGCGGGTTTGTGCACCAGCGGATGGATGAGGCATACCAGACCAGTGTGGACCGGGTGAACCGGCATATCCAGGAAGCAGGGCAGCGGGTGCAGCAGGTGCAGGACCGTGTGAATGCTCGGGTGCACGAAGCCGGTGCCAGGGTGCAGGCTGTGCAGGATGCAGCGGCGAGCCGGATGCAGCAGGCGCATGAATCGGTGGAAAGCCATGTGCAGGAGGTCAGCCGGCGGGTCGGTGCCTGCAGGGACCAGCTCAATGCAGAGGCAGCGGGCAGTGGCAGTGGTCAGAAACCGGAGCCGGTGTCGACAGGAGCCGGAAAAGATGGGGCATCAGATGTGTCCCAGACGGCAGCTGATGCAGTATCGGAACCAAAATCCAAATAA
- a CDS encoding rhomboid family intramembrane serine protease — protein sequence MKIRLKYNSPVILTFALLCLGVLIFSELTGYRYVSEWFVTHRGPLDSVRTYLTMFTYVLGHASIEHFASNMMLLLLVGPVVEEKYGSKNTLIIILITAVLTAFANMAVTTNGLIGCSGVVFAFIILCSMTSFKRGEIPITMILVVTLYLGQEILAGVLSSDNISQMAHIVGGIAGAAFGFFLEGGRRR from the coding sequence ATGAAGATTCGCCTGAAATACAATTCGCCGGTGATCCTGACCTTTGCACTGCTTTGTCTCGGGGTACTGATATTCTCGGAACTCACGGGATACCGCTATGTTTCGGAGTGGTTTGTGACGCACCGCGGCCCGCTGGACAGCGTGCGGACGTACCTGACGATGTTTACCTATGTCCTTGGACATGCATCCATTGAACACTTTGCGAGCAATATGATGCTGCTTTTGCTGGTCGGGCCGGTGGTGGAGGAAAAGTACGGGTCGAAGAACACCCTCATCATCATTCTGATCACGGCTGTCCTGACTGCGTTTGCGAATATGGCCGTGACGACCAACGGACTCATTGGCTGCAGCGGTGTGGTCTTTGCATTCATCATCCTGTGCAGCATGACTTCCTTCAAACGCGGAGAGATTCCCATCACGATGATTCTGGTTGTGACGCTGTATCTCGGGCAGGAAATCCTCGCGGGTGTGCTGTCTTCGGACAATATCTCCCAGATGGCTCACATTGTGGGCGGTATTGCGGGGGCCGCATTCGGGTTCTTCCTGGAGGGCGGCAGGCGTCGGTAG
- a CDS encoding glycoside hydrolase family 38 C-terminal domain-containing protein has translation MTKKIHVIPHSHWDREWYFTTSRSKVYLMKDLQDVLETLEKQPEMRFMLDAQASLLDDYLAWRPQDGDRISNLVQKGQLVIGPWYTQTDQMVISAESIVRNLMYGIRRCSEFGPVMNVGYVPDSFGQAGNMPQIYRSFEMDSTVFWRGVCDDMVSHTDFEWEGDDGSRVLAAQIPFGYYIGGNIPESEPESSRFWEQECLKKMGHGATDNVYFPNGFDQAPVRKNLVELIEQRNAADPENTYVISTVEDYLRDVKAAAPDLEKVKGELLMAKHSRIHKSIFSSRSDLKAENTAVQNYVANVLEPLLVISASLGNEYPKKTVEYIWKLLFENAAHDSIGSCIADTVNEDVHTRNKQAMDTALALAELHGRLIATSVAGDKNRLSWTLINPLPQKRKGVRIFTTYVPSDSFGIVNEKGEAVPYTILSMRDLTEYVLNQTIVLNPSDQPEKPEKVYEAVIALKYEVPALGYAQYQIADENTAALLVESDVLENEFYRISVNKNGSLDILEKQSGRLYKNQAVLEENGDDGDSFNYSPPRQDMVIRSSASQADVRIESSPLVSRAIIHLDMKVPTDLEKRSRGIADTVMPVTMTVTLKRGEPVIGFETKVENRGLSHRLCVLFDAEMQTAFNFADQQFGSICRPNRYEKEMAWYEQAAEEKTEAAAGQPVNWAQSNAWQEPPISIEPCQSYAALSEGERTVAVFPQGVREYEIVDGSVIRLTLFRTYGFMGRENLLYRPGRASGESIIETPDAQLLKTMVYSFGAAFVPAALNEARLPQLAKDFNSPVEVYEYARFLNGRLIFSQMETVGTNDRELSLLESDGNLVVSAIKQAEDSEGIVLRLYNGRHQEAVGDRVRFVRRPAHVYELNLREEKIRELPVVDGEVVVDPIGHCKFVTLLVEY, from the coding sequence ATGACAAAGAAAATACATGTGATTCCCCACTCCCACTGGGACCGGGAATGGTACTTTACGACGTCGAGGTCGAAGGTCTACCTGATGAAGGATCTCCAGGATGTACTGGAGACTCTGGAAAAACAGCCGGAGATGCGGTTTATGCTGGATGCACAGGCCTCGCTGCTGGATGATTACCTGGCGTGGCGGCCACAGGATGGAGACCGGATTTCGAATCTGGTACAGAAAGGGCAGCTGGTCATCGGGCCCTGGTATACGCAGACAGACCAGATGGTGATTTCAGCCGAGAGCATTGTCCGTAATCTTATGTATGGTATTCGGCGATGCAGCGAATTTGGCCCGGTGATGAATGTGGGATATGTGCCGGATTCCTTCGGACAGGCGGGAAACATGCCGCAGATCTATCGTTCCTTCGAGATGGACTCCACGGTTTTCTGGCGGGGGGTCTGTGATGACATGGTCAGTCACACGGATTTTGAGTGGGAAGGAGATGACGGCAGCCGCGTACTGGCAGCCCAGATTCCCTTCGGTTACTACATTGGTGGTAATATCCCTGAGAGCGAGCCGGAGAGCTCCAGGTTCTGGGAACAGGAATGTCTGAAGAAGATGGGCCATGGAGCGACGGATAATGTCTATTTCCCGAATGGCTTTGATCAGGCGCCGGTCCGGAAAAATCTGGTGGAGCTGATTGAGCAAAGAAATGCAGCGGATCCGGAGAATACCTATGTGATTTCTACGGTGGAAGACTACCTGCGGGATGTGAAGGCCGCAGCTCCTGACCTGGAAAAGGTAAAGGGTGAGTTGCTTATGGCGAAGCATTCCCGGATACACAAATCCATTTTCAGTTCCCGGAGCGACCTGAAAGCCGAGAATACAGCGGTGCAGAATTATGTGGCGAATGTGCTGGAGCCGCTGCTGGTGATCAGTGCGTCTTTAGGGAATGAGTACCCCAAAAAGACAGTGGAATACATCTGGAAGCTGCTGTTCGAAAATGCAGCCCATGATTCCATTGGCAGCTGCATTGCGGATACCGTCAACGAAGATGTGCACACCCGGAATAAACAGGCGATGGACACAGCCCTGGCACTCGCCGAACTTCATGGGCGACTCATCGCGACGTCGGTTGCTGGAGATAAAAACCGGCTGAGCTGGACACTGATCAATCCCCTCCCGCAGAAGCGCAAAGGTGTTCGTATCTTTACAACCTATGTCCCCTCGGATTCTTTTGGAATTGTAAATGAGAAGGGGGAAGCGGTCCCCTATACCATTCTGTCTATGCGGGACCTGACAGAGTATGTACTGAATCAGACCATTGTACTGAATCCTTCAGACCAGCCAGAGAAACCGGAGAAGGTGTATGAAGCAGTGATTGCACTGAAATACGAGGTTCCTGCACTGGGATATGCACAGTATCAGATTGCGGATGAAAACACAGCGGCTTTGCTGGTGGAGTCCGACGTACTGGAAAATGAATTTTACCGGATCAGCGTCAACAAGAACGGGTCTTTGGATATCCTGGAGAAGCAATCCGGGCGTCTCTATAAAAATCAGGCGGTACTGGAGGAGAATGGGGATGATGGCGACAGTTTCAACTACTCCCCGCCGCGACAGGATATGGTGATTCGAAGCTCAGCCTCTCAGGCGGATGTGCGAATCGAAAGTTCGCCCCTTGTCTCACGCGCCATCATTCATCTGGATATGAAGGTCCCGACAGATTTGGAGAAGCGTTCCAGGGGAATTGCAGATACGGTGATGCCGGTGACAATGACTGTGACCCTGAAGCGGGGAGAGCCTGTCATCGGGTTTGAGACTAAGGTTGAAAACCGGGGCCTGTCCCATAGACTGTGTGTACTGTTTGATGCAGAAATGCAGACGGCGTTCAATTTTGCAGATCAGCAGTTTGGCAGCATTTGTCGGCCGAATCGCTATGAAAAGGAAATGGCGTGGTATGAACAGGCGGCGGAAGAAAAGACTGAAGCGGCTGCGGGACAGCCTGTGAACTGGGCACAGTCCAATGCCTGGCAGGAGCCGCCGATTTCCATTGAACCGTGTCAGAGCTATGCAGCCTTGAGTGAAGGAGAAAGAACAGTGGCGGTTTTCCCGCAGGGTGTTCGCGAATATGAAATTGTAGATGGATCTGTCATTCGACTGACGCTGTTCAGAACCTATGGCTTCATGGGGCGTGAAAACCTTCTGTATCGACCAGGCCGTGCTTCAGGCGAGAGCATTATTGAGACACCGGATGCACAGCTGTTGAAAACCATGGTGTATTCTTTCGGTGCAGCCTTTGTCCCTGCGGCTTTGAATGAAGCCCGCCTGCCGCAGCTTGCAAAGGACTTCAATTCACCGGTTGAGGTGTATGAGTATGCGCGGTTCCTGAATGGACGGCTGATTTTCTCGCAGATGGAAACAGTGGGGACAAATGACCGGGAACTGTCTTTGCTTGAGTCCGACGGAAATCTGGTGGTATCGGCAATCAAGCAGGCGGAGGACAGTGAGGGTATTGTGTTACGGCTGTACAATGGCCGTCATCAGGAAGCTGTAGGTGACCGGGTTCGGTTTGTCCGCAGACCGGCTCATGTGTATGAACTGAATCTTCGGGAAGAAAAGATCCGTGAGCTGCCGGTTGTTGATGGCGAAGTTGTGGTAGATCCTATTGGTCATTGCAAATTTGTGACATTGCTGGTGGAATATTGA
- a CDS encoding PTS fructose transporter subunit IIC: MKKFFKNAVGHVMTGIGYMLPLIVGASLVVAIPKIIALCMGITSLDPYAETEGFTHILYLIEQVGWTGIGLTNTVLAGFIAYSIADKPAIGAGLIGGMVASNTNAGFLGALIAAFAAGYTVKWAKEHIHLPDAMQQIMPLVICPFLATGAVALLMGVILAGPLSFINASLVEWLRQLCTSGTSQLVLALILGAMICSDMGGPINKSAWMAGNVLMTEGIFQPNVFINCAICIPPLAYAIATTIRKKRFSADLYEGGKGCWVMGFIGITEGAIPYTLVKPQVLIPVNMVGGALGAAVTCLLGATAEIPPVGGIYGFISIANGWAYLVGILAGALFIALVSTWLVNFNVNVEGDSSNISLDDIDIDITIE; encoded by the coding sequence GTGCATGGGCATCACCTCCCTGGATCCCTATGCGGAAACTGAGGGATTCACCCACATTCTGTATCTGATCGAGCAGGTCGGCTGGACTGGTATTGGCCTGACCAACACTGTCCTGGCTGGATTCATTGCCTACTCCATTGCCGACAAGCCTGCCATTGGCGCTGGCCTGATCGGCGGTATGGTGGCTTCCAACACCAATGCCGGCTTCCTGGGCGCTCTGATTGCTGCCTTTGCGGCTGGTTACACCGTGAAGTGGGCCAAGGAACACATTCATCTGCCGGATGCCATGCAGCAGATCATGCCGCTGGTTATCTGCCCCTTCCTGGCGACGGGTGCTGTTGCCCTGCTCATGGGTGTGATCCTGGCCGGACCTCTGTCCTTCATCAATGCGTCCCTGGTTGAATGGCTGCGTCAGCTCTGCACAAGCGGAACCTCACAGCTGGTACTGGCTCTGATCCTTGGCGCCATGATCTGCTCGGATATGGGTGGTCCGATCAACAAGTCCGCCTGGATGGCCGGCAATGTACTGATGACCGAAGGCATTTTCCAGCCCAATGTGTTCATCAACTGTGCCATCTGCATTCCGCCCCTGGCCTATGCCATTGCGACCACGATCCGCAAAAAGCGCTTCTCTGCCGATCTGTACGAAGGCGGCAAGGGCTGCTGGGTCATGGGATTCATCGGCATTACGGAAGGTGCGATTCCCTACACACTGGTCAAGCCTCAGGTACTGATTCCTGTGAACATGGTTGGTGGTGCACTGGGTGCAGCCGTGACCTGCCTGCTGGGTGCTACAGCGGAGATTCCTCCTGTCGGTGGTATTTATGGATTCATTTCTATCGCCAATGGCTGGGCCTATCTGGTGGGAATTCTTGCCGGTGCACTCTTCATCGCATTGGTATCCACCTGGCTGGTGAACTTCAACGTCAATGTGGAAGGTGACAGCTCTAATATCAGTCTGGATGACATCGATATCGATATCACGATCGAGTAA